A stretch of DNA from Eschrichtius robustus isolate mEscRob2 chromosome 12, mEscRob2.pri, whole genome shotgun sequence:
GCTACTTTGGTAATGATTAGGTCCCCACCTCTCAAGAACATTGCATCTGAACAGGCTGAGACAGAGCCAGTGTGAACACAGACCCCAAAGCAGGGCTTTTGGGATAACAAGAACAGAAAAAACCAGCCTTTCTCTTCACTTACAAAGGGAGTCACTCAGAGGGTCCAAAGCTCTGTTTTCCAAACGTAGAAAACCTGGAGCTCAATGCAAACTGGAAaccaaaatatatcagaaatgaagCATAGTGCTTCGTCAAATACTCAAGGTCTGATCATCCCGCCTCTTCTATAAGGAATGGCCCCCCTCCagcatttttaaaggaagatgtttctatttcactttccAACTGTGTATAAAATCTACTAAAAGGGATACAATGAATCAGAATAAATCAGCTCACTCACAAGAGACACTCCCAGATAAAGATTTTTGGTTGCTGAGATTATTCAGCACATTATTTCAAAATGGCAAAATTCAGGACAATCTGAGAATTCAAAAGTGGCAGCTACATTCGCTGACAGGTTACGtgagacacacatacatacaacccATATTTCAGTGTATATGTCCAGGGGCCAAGACCCCTGATCAGCTCAATAAGTTATCTTGTACATTACAGTGCACAGAACAACAGAGGGAGAGACACTTTCTTGGAGAGGTTCATCCTCTCTGAAGGAGGCTGGAGCCCAGCGCCCAGGGCCCTCATTAGCTGGACCCCTCCTCTTCTTTGGTCGTGGCGGCCTCAGAGACAGCCGTTTCCTCTAATCGATCTGctggcttctcctcctcctcctggggatAGAGGTCCGGGTACTTCTGCATGCACTCCTGCATGGCCCGGAACTGGTCTACACAGTCCGACCCCTTGACATCctctgtgctgtagtggaagcaGGAAAAGGCCGCCTTGAACTGTTCCCCACACGGGCCGCTGGCCATGCCCCCAAGGCACGGGCAGTTCCAGTTGATGTCTCCGCTGGGCAGGATCAGTCCTGGGACGGGAAGATGAGCAAGGAAGTGTGAGAGGTGCTGCCTGAGGTTtcagaaaaagcaaaaccaagaCCAGTCCTCATAGGCATAACGGTAACATGAACCGCTGCCTGGCCGGCACTCACCGGTGGGCCTGCCGCTCCCTCGGGATGGGGTTCAAATGCCCGGCACAAGCCCAGCATTCCCGGCTCAGTCGGAAAGGTCACCATCAGCGACTCTCTCCGTGTGCAGCACTGCTCTGTGTCCTAAGCCG
This window harbors:
- the CHCHD4 gene encoding mitochondrial intermembrane space import and assembly protein 40, whose amino-acid sequence is MAYCRQEGKDRIIFVTKEDHETPSNAELVADDPNDPYEEHGLILPSGDINWNCPCLGGMASGPCGEQFKAAFSCFHYSTEDVKGSDCVDQFRAMQECMQKYPDLYPQEEEEKPADRLEETAVSEAATTKEEEGSS